From Pedobacter cryoconitis, one genomic window encodes:
- the rho gene encoding transcription termination factor Rho, with protein sequence MFNKTELNEKLTAELRELAKSQGILNADDLRKAELVEVIHQISEQQPEAAPAIDVPETAISEDTVKENPAKTAKPKAPKINTAEKPLRKRTRIPKDEAEQAPATNNGNNFNRASLFDTPQQEEQAQPEAAPVAAAAADGNVQSETPAPVAAPAPRTEERQAVQPAVTAHTEIKKAKPVREDNRPKNNNNNNNNTGNNSNQKQNENSYSNLDFDNTITNEGVLEIMPDGYGFLRSADYNYLSSPDDIYVSQSQIKLFGLKTGDTVKGSIRPPKEGEKYFPLVRVETINGRLPADVRDRVPFDYLTPLFPTERLNLFTETNNYSTRIIDLFTPIGKGQRGLIVAQPKTGKTNLLKEVANAIAKNHPEVYLIILLIDERPEEVTDMARSVRAEVIASTFDEPAERHVKIANIVLEKAKRLVECGHDVVILLDSITRLARAYNTTAPASGKILSGGVDANALHKPKRFFGAARNIERGGSLTILATALTDTGSKMDEVIFEEFKGTGNMELQLDRKLSNKRIFPAIDITASSTRRDDLLHDRDTLQRVWILRNHLADMNAQEAMEFVQAQIKNTKTNEEFLISMNS encoded by the coding sequence ATGTTTAACAAAACAGAATTAAATGAAAAACTTACTGCAGAATTGCGGGAGTTAGCAAAATCTCAGGGGATCTTGAATGCTGATGATTTGCGTAAAGCTGAATTGGTTGAAGTTATTCATCAAATCAGTGAACAACAACCTGAAGCTGCACCTGCCATTGATGTTCCTGAAACAGCAATCAGTGAGGATACTGTCAAAGAAAATCCGGCAAAAACAGCTAAACCAAAAGCTCCGAAAATTAATACAGCAGAGAAACCGCTTAGAAAAAGGACACGTATTCCTAAAGACGAAGCAGAACAAGCTCCGGCAACTAATAACGGTAATAATTTCAACAGAGCATCTTTATTCGATACGCCACAGCAAGAAGAACAGGCTCAGCCTGAAGCTGCACCAGTAGCAGCCGCAGCAGCAGATGGAAATGTTCAATCAGAAACTCCGGCACCAGTTGCTGCCCCGGCACCACGAACTGAAGAAAGACAAGCTGTTCAGCCAGCTGTTACAGCGCATACCGAAATTAAAAAGGCAAAACCTGTAAGAGAAGACAACAGACCAAAAAATAACAACAATAATAATAACAACACCGGTAACAATAGCAATCAGAAGCAAAACGAAAACAGTTATTCAAACCTGGATTTCGATAATACCATCACCAACGAAGGTGTATTGGAAATTATGCCTGATGGATATGGTTTTTTAAGATCGGCAGATTACAACTACCTTTCTTCTCCGGATGATATTTACGTTTCACAATCTCAAATCAAACTTTTCGGTTTAAAAACCGGAGATACCGTTAAAGGAAGTATCCGCCCTCCAAAAGAAGGCGAGAAATATTTTCCCCTGGTTAGAGTAGAAACAATCAACGGCCGTTTACCAGCTGATGTAAGAGACAGAGTCCCTTTCGACTACCTGACCCCACTATTCCCGACAGAAAGATTAAATCTTTTCACAGAAACCAATAACTACTCTACCCGTATCATTGACTTATTTACCCCAATAGGTAAAGGTCAGCGTGGTTTGATCGTTGCACAACCTAAAACAGGTAAAACAAATCTGCTGAAAGAAGTTGCCAATGCAATTGCTAAAAACCACCCTGAAGTTTATCTGATCATTTTACTGATCGATGAGCGTCCGGAAGAGGTAACAGATATGGCAAGAAGTGTACGCGCAGAAGTTATCGCCTCTACTTTTGATGAGCCAGCTGAACGTCACGTTAAAATTGCCAATATCGTATTGGAAAAAGCAAAACGTTTAGTAGAATGCGGACATGATGTAGTGATCCTGCTGGATTCGATTACACGCCTTGCCCGTGCTTACAATACAACTGCTCCTGCATCTGGTAAAATCTTATCTGGTGGTGTGGACGCAAATGCTTTACATAAACCAAAACGTTTCTTTGGTGCTGCCCGTAACATTGAAAGAGGAGGATCTTTAACTATTTTAGCAACTGCATTAACAGATACAGGTTCTAAAATGGACGAAGTAATTTTCGAAGAATTCAAAGGAACAGGTAACATGGAATTACAATTAGACCGTAAATTGTCTAACAAACGTATCTTCCCTGCTATTGATATCACAGCATCAAGTACCCGTAGAGATGACTTATTACATGACAGAGATACCTTACAACGCGTATGGATCTTACGTAACCACCTTGCAGATATGAATGCACAGGAGGCTATGGAGTTTGTTCAGGCACAAATCAAGAACACAAAAACTAACGAAGAGTTCTTAATTTCTATGAACAGCTAG